CGGGTGGAACCCCAGTTCCCCAGCAGGAATTCGACGAAAAAGGGCGATCGACGGTCATAGTAAACATGCGGATTGATCAGAACGGAACGAAATCTTACCTTTACTATGCACTCGAGTATCCTGACGCGACCTCACTCAAGGCGACCAAGATGACTGTGCTCGGCAACGATAAAGCCACGGCTCAAGGTACGGTTGAGTTCACCTGGGACTGATACCGACGTAAGCCCCGTTTGAATGCGAACATCCCGACTACGCAACATTTGGCGAGGTCGGGATTTTTAATAGTTGGAGTACGGATAATAGGGAGGGTAGGACTATCAATCCCCATAGTCCCCGCAACCAGACTTGGTTCCCACGCCAACCTGTCCTCATCCTCAATCCAATCTCTGCGTAAGTGGCAATATTGCTCTGTACCAGGCGCCGTTGCGGCTACCTGGACTAGAGCAATTTCCGCGTTGGTTCCTGGCATCGGTATTCGCAGCAAGCGCACCTGAGCCCATGAGCTAAATGGACTCTGCCTCACCATCCAGCACATGCCTCCTTCAGCTCAGGTGTTGACTGTGACAGTCATGAGGCCCATACGTGAACTCCCCCTGCTCGTGTCTCGGCGGTAAGTTTGGCAGAGGCTCGTAGCCCATGCCCTTATGTTTCAGATTAAACTCGGACGGCGTGAAGACTTCGTTCTAAGTGTCAGGATCGATAGTTCGAAACTGTGCAACATATACCAATTTTGTGTAAACACCAGGGCTGGGTTAGTGCGACGCCGCCCGGCGTCGCTTTGGCGATTGATTCAAACATCGACGCTCAAAACATGTCAGGTTAGACTCGTGAGATACTTTGTACTCACTCGGGTACGTGCCTTATTTGTCCGCCTTAAAGGATAGAGTAGTGCGGCACAAGAGATTAAAAAACCCACCGACCCCAGAGCGAGGTCGGTGGGCTTACGAATACTTTAGTTGCCGAGTAGGCCAGGCTGTAGGTTCACGAACAAGCTGACGTCGGACTCTGCCGGAGCAAAGCTGTGCTTGAGCTGGCTCGAGACCTTTTTGTTAGCAACGCGAATCGCGTCTTCAAGCTTCATGCCTTTGCTCAGACGTGCGGCCTCAAGAGCGCGCGGCGTATTGAGCACACCACTCGACTTGACCTTGCCTTTGAGCTCAGGTGTGACGTCGACAGTGCCGAGGATCACTTGCTTGATACCTTGCGCATCAAGGGCTGGGTTGATGGCCTTGACGGCGCCTGCGGTCCCCGCAACATGTGGTGACGCCTGGCTGGTGCCCGACATGGCAAGGCGGCGGTTGTCAGGGACAGTGGACTCGACCGAGACGCCAACAGCGCCGAGATCCACACTAGTCTCGCCATAGTTGGAGAACGGAGCTAGGCGACCGTCCTCAAAGGTAGCAGCGACGGAGAGCTTATTAGCGTGGTCGATGCTAGCAGGGCTGGTGGGATAGATGTCGTTATTGCTGCCGTCATTACCAGCGGCGAAGACAAACAGGGTGTCTGGAGCCGCTTTAACAAGCGATGCTTGGTGCGTAGCTACCTTTTTCAGGAAGTAAGCCGACAGCTCATCGACCTGCGCTTGATTGGGTTCAGAGCCACGCAGCGCAATTTTTAGAATGCCACCGATGAGCATCCGTGCCTGCTGCGGACCGAATCCAAAAGAGCCGTTAGCGACATCGGCGTGCTCGAGCGAGGCGTACATACCAACTGGCTCAAGTGCCTTAGCCTGAAGTTTCGCAAACAGCGAAAGTCCGGCCTTGATGGTGCGCTTGACAATCCAGTTCACGTCCTTGCCTGCAGCCACGTCCTTACTGACTTCGTCACTGAGCGCCTGCAGCGGATTTTTCGTCGGGATCAACTTAACGCCGATGACCTCGACGTCGTCACCTTGACGCGAGACGATGCCCGAGACGTGTGTGCCGTGGGAGTAGTTGCCGTAAATCGATAGTTGTTTGATGAATTCGCGATCTTGCGTGCGTTCTTTGGCCCAAGCTTTTTCCGCGTCGGTAGCTTCGCCCTTGAGTCCTTTAGCTTGGATCTCAAAAAAGCGCTCGATCTCATCATTGAAGATACTTGAATAAGCGCGGTCGATGAGGTCCGCCGAGTTTTCGGCAAAATTCCATCCATGAATGTCGTCCATGAAGCCGTTCTTGTCTTCATCAACGTTGTTGGAACTACTGTCGACGGGATTGAGCCATACCTTCTCAAGTAGCTCAGGATGCTCAGTATCAAGACCACTGTCGATAACAGCAACGGTAGCCGCCTGGGCAGAAGTTATGCCAAGACCAAAACCAATAAATTGGCCGAGGAGAGCGATGCCGGGTTTCCATGCTTTCGATTTCATTAATGCACCCCCTTGTTACAGAAAATTGACTGAACTTTAACACAGGGCTACGGGGCGCAATAATGAATTCTGCAGCTAAGGGGCAAAATGAGAAATAAGGTCAAGGAAACGCACGCAGCATCTGGAAGGTGTAAATCCCCGTTGCATGGCCATCGCTAAAGTGAATCTTCAGAGCATAGGCGCCCACGGATTCAATCTTTAGCGGCCTGACCGTGTCGGGAACATCCTCAGGCTTTAGCCTTTGCTCCCGTGTCCACTCATCAATACAGGAGGCGCAGGGACAGCTGCGTCGCAATTTTACTACATCAAATTGGTCCTTGTGCCCGTCGCTCCAGGTGATCGCTAGCGTGCGCGGTCCAGCCTGCTCGATAGCAGAAACGCGAATATTGTCGGTGGCTAGGCTCATGTCGGTGCTTCCACTTCGTTGATCTCTTAGTTCTTCCACTCGAGGGCAAACTGATTCAGGATGCCGCTAGCTTGAGCATTCAATATCGATAACTGCTGCGCCGCCGCACCAGCTGCAGCGATATAGGCCTGCGATGCAGGTGCATCGGGGAACGCCGCTACGTGTGGACGACCCTCGTCGCCACCCACTGCCACGCGCGGATCAATCGGTATCGCGCCAAGCAGACTGACGCCAGACTCCCGCGCAAGACGCTCACCGCCACCGCTACGGAATATCTGGTGCTTTTTATCGCAACCATCACACACGAAATAACTCATAGTCTCAATGACGCCGAGCACCGGCACCTTGAGCGTCTTAAACATGCTCATGGCCTTGCGCACATCGATGAGCGATACTTCCTGCGGCGTGGTCACAATCACGGCTCCCGTGACAGGTGCCGTCTGCGAGATGGTCAGCTGAATGTCGCCGGTTCCCGGTGGGTAGTCGATCACCAAGTAGTCGAGCTCTCCCCATTGCACCTGAGTCAGAAACTGCTTGATCACACTGCCGGCCATCGGCCCACGTAGGATCGTCGCATCACTCGCCTGCGTAAACATCCCAACGGAGATCACTTTGATGCCATCAGCCAATGGCGGGATGATGACATTGGGGCCACCCTCTTCCGCCAACTGCGTGATCCGTACCATGCGCGGAATCGATGGGCCGTAGACGTCAGCGTCAAGCAGACCAACCTTGGATCCAGTACGCGCCAGGGCATAAGCAAGGTTGACGGCCGATGTAGATTTACCGACACCGCCCTTACCGCTCGCAACGGCGATGATGTTTTTGACGCCAGCCAGCGCCGGTACCACTGCCGCATTGTTATCACGCTGCGCTGCACGCGTGGTCGCTGTCATCGTCACGTCGGCTTGAGCGAGGCCTGGGATCTCCTTAAGCACAGCTTCGCACTGCGCCTTAAGCTGCTCTTTCACAGGACAAGCTGGGGTGGTCAAATTGACCTCCACCGACACCTTGTCACCTTTGATGACGATGTTGCGGACAAAACCGAGGGCGACAATGTCCTGATGCAAATCGGGATCCTGCACCTTGGCGAGCGCCTCTTTAACCTGCGCTTCGGTAATGCCGCTGCGAGTGCCACCGCCACCTAGTTTGTCTTTAACGCTGGAGAATAAACCCATAAACTAAGCTCTCTTTATCTCGGTAAACTACTTTCAGTAGTGCTCTTCAATGAAACGAATCGCTTGCATCCCCGCCTGACATCCCATGCCAGCCGCCGTGATGGCCTGGCGGAAGACGTGATCAGCAATGTCACCAGCCGCAAAGACACCCGGGACATTGGTGGCGGTAAAGTTGTGTACTTTCAAATATCCGTTCTCATCTGTGGCAAGTTGGTCAGCGAAGACGGTGGAGTTCGGCCTATGACCGATGGCCATAAATAAACCGTCAACAGCCACTTCTTCGCGCTTGCCGCTGTCAAGATGACGCAGTACTGCATGCGTGAGCCCAGCATCGTTAGCGATGGTGTCTTCGACCTCGTAAGGGATCATCAATTTAATCTTCGGGTTCTTTTTCGTGCGTTCCACCATGATGTTGGAGGCACGGAATACGGGACGGCGGTGGATCAACAACACTTCGCTAGCGAGTTTGGACAGGTAGTTAGCCTCCTCCATCGCGGAATCACCACCACCAACGACGGCGACGCGCTTGTTCTTATAAAAGAAGCCGTCACAGGTAGCACAGGTCGAAAGCCCGCGCCCCATCAGTGGACCTTCTGACGGAAGTCCTAAGGTCTTCGCTGTGGCACCGGTTGCAATGATGACTGCTTTGGCCTCGATCTCACGATCGCCGGCCCAAAGACGCAGCGGCTTTTTTGAAAAATCGACCTTGGTGATCTCCTCGTAAACGATCTCGGCCCCAATGCGCTCAGCCTGCGCTGACATATCTGCCATCAACTGCGGACCCATGATGCCCTCGCGGAAGCCAGGGAAGTTCTCCACCTCAGTCGTTGTCGTCAACTGCCCACCGTGCTGGATGCCAGCAAACACCGTGGTCTTAAGACCACCGCGCGTGGTGTAAATCGCCGCGGTCAATCCGGCAGGTCCTGTACCAACAACTACGACATCGCTCATCGCCACGTGCTCCCTGGAGAATGGTCAAACTGCGGGGGTACCCCGTAGGGCCCTCAACTTAGCGCGATGGTCGCCAAAAGGAAAGCCGTGCGCGACCTCTAAGCCCCCCGGTCGGCACCGGGACAGAAATGTGCTAAAAATTTAGGATCACCAAAGGAGCCATCATGATCAGTCGCCTAGCTCGCCTCGGACTTGCCGTCGTCACCGGAACGCTGAGCTTGAGCTTCAGTGCCAGTGCGGCTAGGGGGGATATCACCAAGGCCCTCACTCAGGGAGGCTATTCCGTCCAGCAGGGCGTTCTGGTTACCCGCCTTAGCGACGGCAAGGTGCTCTTCGAGCGCGAGGCCGATACGCTGCTGGCTCCAGCATCTTTAACCAAAGTGCTGACCTCAGCTGCGGCGCTGGTCAAATGGTCCCCTGTCCATACACTACCGACTACGTTCTTTCACACCGGTCAGCGCAAAGGTCCCAAAATCAGTGGCGATCTCGTGGTGGTCGGTAATGGCGACCCCTTCGTGGTGTCCGAAAAGCTATGGCAACTCGCCGCTGACATACGTGGACTCGGGATCAGCGAGTTTGCGGGCGATCTAGTCATCGATAATAGCCTTTTTGATGACGAGAGCCGCGACGAGTCTCGTGAAGAAGGCCGACTCCGCTCGCGGCACGCCTACGATGCTCCAGTGTCTGCTTTTGGCGTGAATTTCAACACTTACGCCGTTGGTATCGCGCCCGGTGAAAAACCAGGCCACGCGGCATCCGTGTCGCTCGACCCCTACCCTCTAGGCGGCGTTATCATCGAAAACAAAGTGACAACCACGGTAGCAACCGGATCTAAACCGAAAACGGGCACCATCAGCGTGACGCGGCAAGTGCGCAAAGACGGTGTCGAGCTGCTCAAGGTCACCGGTCAGATTGCTGCCGACTGGCCCACGCAAAAAATCTATCGCTCTGTGGCTAATGATCTAACTGCTGCGGGCGCATATGTCAGGGCCTTCCTTAAAAACGAGGGCATCAACGTCAGGGGTACCATCAAGGCCGGCGTTAAACCGGCCAATGCCACACCGCTCATCAGCATGGACAGCTACGAGATGCGACGTATCGTTGCCGGGTTGAACACGTTCTCGAATAATTTCATTGCTGATGTTCTGATCAAGCGCCTGGGGGCTGATTTTCCCACGTCGGGTCAGCCCGGTGCCCCGCGGTCAGGGACCTTTTCCAATGGTCTGGCAGTGCTCAAGGACTTTCTCGTGAAGGACGTGGGCATTAAGACCAATTTTGTCCTCGAGAACGGCTCGGGTCTCGATACGGATAATCGCCTGAGCGCACGTCAGATCAATGCGGTCCTAGCGCATATGGAGCGGCATATGGATGTGTTCCCTGACTTTCTCGCCAGCTTGCCAGCGACTGGGTGGGACGGCACCTTGAAGAAGCGGTTTAACCGCAGTGCCACCGAAGAATTTAAGGGTATGTTCCGCGCCAAAACGGGCACTCTCACAGAGCCCATCGCGGTGTCCGGTATCGCCGGATATTTTCGCCACCCCACCCAAGGCATGGTTAGCTTCTGCGTTATCGAGAACGGTCATGGTGGCCAGCGCCAGCCCTCAGTCGTTGATCTGCGCAATCGTCAGGACCACATCCTAACGGCGTTCCTTAACGATCTATAGTGACTTTGTTGACGCCCTCGCTGATCGCTTCACTGCGACGCCGCTGCGCTCAAGGCAGCATGCCAAGACTTAGCCGCCAATGCTGCAATGGCCTTGAGCGTCCTGGACCGGTGGACCGTGTGTTTAAAGGGTGCCGCGTATTCAGCTAGAAAACTCTGCCCGCCCACGCGCCAGCCCAAGGTCCAGTTGCCGCTGGCATCGACACCCGCCACAGCCAGTACCAAGGCAAACCGAGGGGCCTTATCCAAGGCGTCCGTGACGGCGTCCTTAGGTGACTTTTGGGCGGCGCGCCATTGGGTTTGGACGAGGATGTCACGTGTCGCGGCGATCTCACGGAGCTGGTCTGTGAGCATGGCGGCCAGATGACCATGGGTGGCCATATCGATCACTGCAACACTGGGGTAGGTCGCTAACAGGGCGACGAGCTGTGACGGCGTGTCTTCCTTGTCGGTTTCGAATAACCAGGGCCTGAGCAGCGTCGTCAGCTGGTCGCAAAGTGCTGCATGACGCGCCTTATCGCTGGCAGGAAAGCTCACCTTGAGTTCGACATACGGTGCATGCACCCGGTAGGCAAGGCCGACATCGTGTCCATGCACGACTGGCGTGACAAGCTCCGCCAGGTGCGACTCGCCCTTGCCAATCATACGCCACATTTTGGTGATCTTGCGGTCACGCGGCGGCACACGTCCCTCAAGCTCGCCGTGCATGTGATCTTGCCAGAGCGCCTCGATCTCGCGCGGTGGTCCAGGCAACACCCAGATCTCTTTGCCTTTGGCCGAGAGCCTAAAACCGTTGGCCGTACCGGCGCTATTGGTGAGTATCTGTGCTCCAGTCGGAAAAAAGCACTGCTGCCTATTGGCCTCGGGCACAGCAACCCCGACGCGTGTGAGCTGTGCTTTCACGTGTTCCCAGGAGTCAGGATCAAAGATGAGCGGCAAGCCTGCCCACTGGGCAACAGCATTACGCGTGAGGTCATCCGAGGTAGGCCCTAGCCCGCCAGTGATAAAAAGAACGTCGATTTTTGAGGTGAGCTGTGCGATGGCAGCGACGATGTCAGCCTCGATATCGTCCACCGTCAGGTGATTCGTAACGACTAGACCGAGGTCTCCAAGGCGCGTCGACAGCCAGGCAGCGTTGCCGTTGACGATTTGGCCGGCAAGTAGTTCGGAGCCCACGGCCAAAATGGCAGCAGTTGCGGTGGCATGAGTCATGATCGGTCCTCACGTGGTCAGGAACTTCGAGCATAACCTATTTGTCCGGATTCGTCCGGCCCGTCCTGTTGCCTTGGCCAGAGTCGACGAAGAGCCGGATTGCCAGGGATTATACGGATTATAGCGTTGATCAGGAGGCGCGAAACTCGCATGATACGGACTGACTGACCCACAAGCGGAGTGACTGTCATGTTGCACGAGTCCCACCTCACCTATTTTCGTAAACTCCTCGGTGATGCCTTTGTCCTCACCGGAGCCAATGATTTAGAGGCCTACGGTCGGGACTGGACGCGCATCCATACACCCAATCCAGGGGCAGTAGTTTTGCCGGCATCGACGGCAGACGTTGCGGCCATCGTCAAGTACTGCAACGCCAATCAGTTGGCAATCGTACCAAGTGGAGGACGGACAGGACTCGCAGCAGGTGCGGTCGCTGCCAACGGCGAGGTAGTGCTGTCGCTCAACCGCATGAACCAGATTGAAGACGTTGATGCCGTCGGTATGACGATGCGCGTGCAGGCTGGGGTGACCACGCAGCAGGCGCAAGAGGCTGCCAAAGATGTGGGCCTATTTTTCCCGCTAGATTTAGCGGCTAAAGGTAGCTGTCACATCGGCGGCAACATCGCGACTAACGCTGGCGGCGTTAAGTTTATCCGCTTCGGCGGCATGCGCGAGCAAGTGCTTGGTCTTGAGGTTGTACTCCCAAGTGGCGAGGTTCTCGATCTCAACACCGGCCTGCGCAAGAACAACACAGGTTACGACTTGCGTCAGTTATTTATCGGCTCCGAAGGTACACTCGGGATCGTGACCAAGGCGACCATTCGATTGACGCCACCACCGCGGAATATGCAGGTCAGCGTGATGGCCGTGCGCAAGTTTTCCGATATTCCGGCGATCCTTGGCGTTTGTAATCGCGCTGGCGTGCAGCTCACGGCTTTTGAATTCTTTACCCGCGTGGCGCATGAGATCGTACTAGAGCATGCGATGGGTGCCCGGACACCATTTGCTGAGATTTCGCCTTACTACGTGCTCCTAGAGGTTGAAGAAGGACCGAGTGGCCAACAGGTGATGGAGCCACTGCTTGAGCAGATCTTCAACGACGATCTGATCACCGATGCCGTGATTGGACAGTCCTCGGCACAGGCCAAAGAGCTATGGGGCCTACGCGAAAACATTACAGAAAGTATTGCCAAGCATGGACACGTGCGGAAAAACGACATTTCGCTCGCCATCAACCAGCTCACGGATTTTATTGCCGACCTCGAGCCGATAGTGCAATCTGCGCCCAAGGATATGCAGCTAGTAATCTTCGGTCACCTTGGTGATGGCAATCTGCACATCAACTATGTTGGGCCAAAATCGCAGGATTTTGCCGCCTTTCAAGCCCGTGCTCGGGAAGTTGAATTGCAAGTTTTTGCGTTACTTGGGCGTTATAAAGGGAGCATCAGTGCCGAACACGGCATTGGGCTTTTGAAGACTAAGGATCTGCATTTTTCTCGCAGTGATGCTGAAATTGCGCTGATGCGGCAGATCAAGTCGCTGCTGGACCCGAAAGGGCTCTTCAACCCGGGGAAGATCTTCCCGGGGTGATTTTTTAAGCATCTGTATTTACTTGGGTTTTTCTTTTCCCATCAAGCCTGGCGGACGATGTCTGATAAGGTCTAAGTCTGCCTTTGGTTCATATTTCAGACACTTGGAGTCTATATGACGCAGCAGACCACAACGATCAAAGAGACCCTCAAAAAACTTGGCCTCGATAAGCTTGGCATTCACGATGCCACCGAGCTTATTTACAACCCCAGTTACGACCAACTCTACACCGACGAAACCAGCCCTAAGACGCCAGCGGCTGAACGCGGCACGCTGACCAAGACCGGTGCGGTATCGGTCGATACCGGTCGTTTCACCGGTCGTTCACCGAAGGATAAGTATCTCGTTGTTGATCCGAATAATAAGGACAACGTTTGGTGGGCCGGTACCGGCTCCGACAACCATGCAATGAAGCAAGAGACGTGGACCAGTCTCAAATCGCTAGTGACCAAGCAGCTGAGCGGCAAAAAGCTCTACGTGATAGAAGCCTACTGCGGCGCTAACCCAGCGACGCGGATTGCTTTGCGTGTCGTCACGGAACTCGCATGGAAGGCGCACTTCGCCAAGAACATGTTTATCCGCCCGACAGCTGAGGAGCTTAAGACTTTCAAGGCTGACTGGACGATCTTGGACGGATGTAAGACTCAAGCGGATAACTTTAAAGAGCTGGGTATTCGCTCCGAGGTATTCGTGGCGTTTCATCTAGACGAAAAAGTGCAGCTCATCGGTGGGACCTGGTACGGCGGTGAGATCAAAAAAGGCATCTTCAGCGTGATGAACTACGTCCTGCCTCTTAAGGGCATCGGATCGTTCCATTGCTCTGCCAACCAAGGCAAGAGTGGTGACACGGCACTCTTCTTCGGTCTCTCCGGTACCGGCAAAACGACGCTCTCCACTGACCCTAAGCGCGCCCTGATCGGCGACGATGAGCATGGCTGGGATGATGACGGTGTCTTCAATTTCGAGGGTGGATGCTACGCGAAATGCATCAATCTATCGGAAGAGACGGAGCCTGAAATCTTCCAAGCGATCAGGCGTGACGCTCTCCTTGAGAACGTGGTTGTCAAAGCCGATGGCACCGTTGACTTTAACGATCAGTCGAAGACGGAAAATACCCGCGTTTCGTACCCGATCTACCACATTGAAAATATCGTCAAACCAGTGTCTAAAGGTGGTCACCCGAAGAATATTATCTTCCTCACCTGCGATGCCTACGGTGTCTTGCCACCAGTGGCTAAACTAAGTTTTGAGCAGGCGCAGTACCAATATCTGTCAGGCTATACTGCTAAAGTTGCGGGTACTGAGATTGGTGTCAAAGAACCAACGGCGACATTCTCGCCGTGTTTTGGCAATGCCTTCTTGTCGCTGCATCCTACGGTTTACGCCAAAGTGCTGGCTGAGAAAATGCGCAAGCATGGGTCCCATGCTTACCTCGTCAATACGGGTTGGAGTGGTGGTCCCTACGGCGTCGGCAAGCGTATGAGCCTCAAGATCACGCGCCGCATTATCGATGCGATTCTAGATGGCTCGCTCGAGAAGGCCGAGTTCGAGAAGTTCCCAGTGTTCAATTTCCAAATTCCAAAAGCTTTGCATGATGTTGATAGTGCCGTGTTAAATCCACGCACGACTTGGGCCGATAAGAATGCCTACGACCAAACACTGCGCAAGCTAGCAGCAATGTTTGTGGAGCGCTTTGAGCGCTTTACCGACAGTGATGCAGGTCGGGCTCTGGTCCAATTCGGGCCCCAACTGTAAGTAAAGACGCGTGTCACAGAGCGACGACTCAAGCCCTCCAAGTGCTGAAGGCCCCAAGCCTTCAGCATGGACCGACCCCCTGTTTTTCAAGCGATGGAAGCTTGGCCGGGTTCTACTGCGCGTTGTCGTATGGGGGCACGTAGCCAGTTTGATCCTGTTCCTACTTGCCCTTTTGGCTCTGGACAGTGCCCTGACGCCAACACGCACGCGTCGCGCCCTCGTTGCTTTAGTCGCCGCGCAAACGGGCGGTAGGCTTGAGTTGGGTCAGGTAGATGTTGGGCTTTTCAAGGGACTGATATTACATGATCTAGCTTTTTATCCGCCGGTTCAGGGTGATACCCGCGGTATTAGAAGTGGCGGCGAGGTTAATAAAGAGCCGCTCCTGCAACTTAAAGAGTTTCGCTTTACGTACAGCACACGTCAGCTCTTGGCAGGATATGTCCATCTGTCGGCGTTACAACTGATAGAGCCGGTCATCAAACTGAAAAAAGCTGGTGGGCACTTTAACTTTGATTCGATCCTTGCCTACCGAGCGGCGCATTTCCCGGCTGAGCCGAAGCCAAAGCCACTAGCAGAGGAGCCAACCGCGAAGACTGGTGACCTCATTCCCATCGATCCAAGGCGTCTGTCGCTCCCCGTGCGACTACTGATTCAAAATATTGGCATTGCTAATTTGAGTCTCGACATCAAAACGGATGAAGACAAAAACAACAGCACGGTTGCACAGCATATCACCTTGGAGGGACTATCTCTTGATCTTGGTGTGAGGGGGTATCGTCGTGACAGTGATATTTGGATCTCATCCCTGAGTCCTATCGATCGGCCCCTCAAGATCCGCGTACAAAAAGCTGCCGCATTGGGTCAGAAGCTCCAGCGTGCCTTGCTTGTTGAGGAACCTTTCGCCCTGCGTCTCGATGTCCTAGAGCTAAGTCGTCTTCAGATAGACCTGATCGCTAATACGGCAAAACTTGCGACGCCAGTTTTGCAATATAGCGATCTGGCTACTGATCTACGCGTCAGGCTTGGGCTCACGGAGGACTTAAAGGGTGTAAAGATCGAGGGCATCAACGTCGCAGTGGCTGATGCCTTAGCTTATGAGTTTGTCGGATTAATCGGTGTCAACGACGCGAGTCTATCGCGTTTTGATTTACACCTAAGTCAGGATCTACAGATCGATCTAGCAGAGGTTGCCAAACTGGGGCGCCCTTTTGTCCCAGGCCTCACGGCCGAGGGGGAAATCGCGCTTGAAGACTTCACGATTGAGGGTAGCGTTGAGCCAGCAAAGCTCACAAAAGTTGCTACCGAGGGTGGCAAGCTACCAAATGTTTCGATGAAACTTTGGCTGCGTGATGTCAAAGGTGATTTGCCTAAGCTCGGTCTTGATATGGCGCCCCTTAGTAGTGAGATTTCTCTTCAGGTTGCTCCTG
This genomic stretch from Deltaproteobacteria bacterium harbors:
- a CDS encoding Mrp/NBP35 family ATP-binding protein; the encoded protein is MGLFSSVKDKLGGGGTRSGITEAQVKEALAKVQDPDLHQDIVALGFVRNIVIKGDKVSVEVNLTTPACPVKEQLKAQCEAVLKEIPGLAQADVTMTATTRAAQRDNNAAVVPALAGVKNIIAVASGKGGVGKSTSAVNLAYALARTGSKVGLLDADVYGPSIPRMVRITQLAEEGGPNVIIPPLADGIKVISVGMFTQASDATILRGPMAGSVIKQFLTQVQWGELDYLVIDYPPGTGDIQLTISQTAPVTGAVIVTTPQEVSLIDVRKAMSMFKTLKVPVLGVIETMSYFVCDGCDKKHQIFRSGGGERLARESGVSLLGAIPIDPRVAVGGDEGRPHVAAFPDAPASQAYIAAAGAAAQQLSILNAQASGILNQFALEWKN
- a CDS encoding competence/damage-inducible protein A — its product is MTHATATAAILAVGSELLAGQIVNGNAAWLSTRLGDLGLVVTNHLTVDDIEADIVAAIAQLTSKIDVLFITGGLGPTSDDLTRNAVAQWAGLPLIFDPDSWEHVKAQLTRVGVAVPEANRQQCFFPTGAQILTNSAGTANGFRLSAKGKEIWVLPGPPREIEALWQDHMHGELEGRVPPRDRKITKMWRMIGKGESHLAELVTPVVHGHDVGLAYRVHAPYVELKVSFPASDKARHAALCDQLTTLLRPWLFETDKEDTPSQLVALLATYPSVAVIDMATHGHLAAMLTDQLREIAATRDILVQTQWRAAQKSPKDAVTDALDKAPRFALVLAVAGVDASGNWTLGWRVGGQSFLAEYAAPFKHTVHRSRTLKAIAALAAKSWHAALSAAASQ
- the pckA gene encoding phosphoenolpyruvate carboxykinase (ATP); the protein is MTQQTTTIKETLKKLGLDKLGIHDATELIYNPSYDQLYTDETSPKTPAAERGTLTKTGAVSVDTGRFTGRSPKDKYLVVDPNNKDNVWWAGTGSDNHAMKQETWTSLKSLVTKQLSGKKLYVIEAYCGANPATRIALRVVTELAWKAHFAKNMFIRPTAEELKTFKADWTILDGCKTQADNFKELGIRSEVFVAFHLDEKVQLIGGTWYGGEIKKGIFSVMNYVLPLKGIGSFHCSANQGKSGDTALFFGLSGTGKTTLSTDPKRALIGDDEHGWDDDGVFNFEGGCYAKCINLSEETEPEIFQAIRRDALLENVVVKADGTVDFNDQSKTENTRVSYPIYHIENIVKPVSKGGHPKNIIFLTCDAYGVLPPVAKLSFEQAQYQYLSGYTAKVAGTEIGVKEPTATFSPCFGNAFLSLHPTVYAKVLAEKMRKHGSHAYLVNTGWSGGPYGVGKRMSLKITRRIIDAILDGSLEKAEFEKFPVFNFQIPKALHDVDSAVLNPRTTWADKNAYDQTLRKLAAMFVERFERFTDSDAGRALVQFGPQL
- a CDS encoding FAD-binding oxidoreductase codes for the protein MLHESHLTYFRKLLGDAFVLTGANDLEAYGRDWTRIHTPNPGAVVLPASTADVAAIVKYCNANQLAIVPSGGRTGLAAGAVAANGEVVLSLNRMNQIEDVDAVGMTMRVQAGVTTQQAQEAAKDVGLFFPLDLAAKGSCHIGGNIATNAGGVKFIRFGGMREQVLGLEVVLPSGEVLDLNTGLRKNNTGYDLRQLFIGSEGTLGIVTKATIRLTPPPRNMQVSVMAVRKFSDIPAILGVCNRAGVQLTAFEFFTRVAHEIVLEHAMGARTPFAEISPYYVLLEVEEGPSGQQVMEPLLEQIFNDDLITDAVIGQSSAQAKELWGLRENITESIAKHGHVRKNDISLAINQLTDFIADLEPIVQSAPKDMQLVIFGHLGDGNLHINYVGPKSQDFAAFQARAREVELQVFALLGRYKGSISAEHGIGLLKTKDLHFSRSDAEIALMRQIKSLLDPKGLFNPGKIFPG
- a CDS encoding DUF971 domain-containing protein, which gives rise to MSLATDNIRVSAIEQAGPRTLAITWSDGHKDQFDVVKLRRSCPCASCIDEWTREQRLKPEDVPDTVRPLKIESVGAYALKIHFSDGHATGIYTFQMLRAFP
- the dacB gene encoding D-alanyl-D-alanine carboxypeptidase/D-alanyl-D-alanine-endopeptidase, with protein sequence MISRLARLGLAVVTGTLSLSFSASAARGDITKALTQGGYSVQQGVLVTRLSDGKVLFEREADTLLAPASLTKVLTSAAALVKWSPVHTLPTTFFHTGQRKGPKISGDLVVVGNGDPFVVSEKLWQLAADIRGLGISEFAGDLVIDNSLFDDESRDESREEGRLRSRHAYDAPVSAFGVNFNTYAVGIAPGEKPGHAASVSLDPYPLGGVIIENKVTTTVATGSKPKTGTISVTRQVRKDGVELLKVTGQIAADWPTQKIYRSVANDLTAAGAYVRAFLKNEGINVRGTIKAGVKPANATPLISMDSYEMRRIVAGLNTFSNNFIADVLIKRLGADFPTSGQPGAPRSGTFSNGLAVLKDFLVKDVGIKTNFVLENGSGLDTDNRLSARQINAVLAHMERHMDVFPDFLASLPATGWDGTLKKRFNRSATEEFKGMFRAKTGTLTEPIAVSGIAGYFRHPTQGMVSFCVIENGHGGQRQPSVVDLRNRQDHILTAFLNDL
- the trxB gene encoding thioredoxin-disulfide reductase, with product MSDVVVVGTGPAGLTAAIYTTRGGLKTTVFAGIQHGGQLTTTTEVENFPGFREGIMGPQLMADMSAQAERIGAEIVYEEITKVDFSKKPLRLWAGDREIEAKAVIIATGATAKTLGLPSEGPLMGRGLSTCATCDGFFYKNKRVAVVGGGDSAMEEANYLSKLASEVLLIHRRPVFRASNIMVERTKKNPKIKLMIPYEVEDTIANDAGLTHAVLRHLDSGKREEVAVDGLFMAIGHRPNSTVFADQLATDENGYLKVHNFTATNVPGVFAAGDIADHVFRQAITAAGMGCQAGMQAIRFIEEHY